CACCTCGCCGGCCGGAAAGATCACCGTGTCCCCGGGGCCCAACCGCACCTCTTTCCGTCCATCGTTGAAGAGCCCTTCGCCCTCCAGGACGTGGTAGATCTCGTCGGCCCCCGGGTGGGAATGGATGGGCGACGTCTGCCCGGGCTCCCACCCGACGATGCTGATCGAGCTGTGCGGGGT
This window of the Candidatus Methylomirabilota bacterium genome carries:
- a CDS encoding cupin domain-containing protein, which gives rise to MEILDLKGSLEFSKERHVYNTLADTPHSSISIVGWEPGQTSPIHSHPGADEIYHVLEGEGLFNDGRKEVRLGPGDTVIFPAGEVHRVQSLTRMVLYRVQAGADRHPEPVDAWPKS